The following proteins are co-located in the Candida dubliniensis CD36 chromosome 3, complete sequence genome:
- a CDS encoding arylsulfatase, putative, translating into MTITSSPKQPNFLIIVADDLGFTDLSPFGGEIHTPNLNKLATGPNGIRLTDFHTASACSPTRSMLLSGTDNHIAGLGQMAEFAQRHPEKFNNQPGYEGYLNDKVVALPEILQDNGYHTFISGKWHLGLKKPYWPNKRGFNKSFTLLPGAGNHYKYITRDEKGDQIPFLPAIYVEDDKELLNPEIELPDDFYSTNYFTDKAIEFIKQSPIENKPFFGMITYTAPHWPYQAPQDKISKYDGIYNNGPEELRRSRLKSAIKLGLIDEKIIPHPIKTIRKTWDELTLLEKSKEIKIMQTYAAMVEILDENIGRLINYLKSINQFNNTFILFMSDNGAEGMLMESLPLTNQRINKFINQYYDNSLSNIGNKNSFTYYGDQWAQAATAPHAMYKMWSTEGAIVCPLIIHYPNLTSSNSTSGNSGGGSGNGNGGGRILKEFTTVMDILPTILQLANIQHPGEIYKNRKVVKPRGKSWVNYLINKTNQVHDENTVTGWELFGQQAIRKGSFKAIFIPKPFGPEKWQLFNIIDDPGEINDLSDLSQYKKILNELLDHWAIYAAETGLIELGSDLFEKEKIDGELNEIVYRTILDNN; encoded by the coding sequence ATGACAATAACTTCTTCACCTAAACAacccaattttttaataattgttgcTGATGATTTAGGATTTACTGATTTATCACCATTTGGAGGAGAAATTCATACCcctaatttaaataaattagcTACTGGACCTAATGGAATTCGATTAACTGATTTTCATACTGCTTCTGCTTGTTCTCCAACAAGATCAATGTTATTAAGTGGTACTGATAATCATATTGCTGGATTAGGACAAATGGCAGAATTTGCTCAACGTCATCctgaaaaatttaacaatCAACCTGGTTATGAAGGttatttaaatgataaagTTGTTGCTTTACCAGAAATTTTACAAGATAATGGTTATCATACATTTATATCGGGGAAATGGCATTTAGGTTTGAAAAAACCTTATTGGCCTAATAAAAGAGGGTTTAATAAAAGTTTTACATTATTACCTGGAGCAGGAAatcattataaatatattactAGAGATGAAAAAGGTGATCAAATTCCTTTTTTACCAGCAATTTAtgttgaagatgataaagaattattaaatcctGAAATAGAATTACCTGATGATTtttattcaacaaattatttCACTGATAAAgctattgaatttattaaacaatcaccaattgaaaataaaccaTTTTTCGGTATGATTACTTATACTGCACCACATTGGCCTTATCAAGCTCCTCAAGATAAAATTTCTAAATATGATggaatttataataatggACCTGAAGAATTACGTCGTTCAAGATTAAAATCAGCTATAAAATTAggtttaattgatgaaaaaataattccTCATCCTATTAAAACTATTCGAAAAACTTGGGATGAATTAACTTTATTAGAAAAAtctaaagaaattaaaatcatgCAAACTTATGCTGCTATGGTTGAAATTTTAGATGAAAATATTGGtcgattaattaattatttaaaatcaattaatcaatttaataatacatttattttatttatgtCTGATAATGGAGCTGAAGGTATGTTAATGGAATCATTACCTTtaacaaatcaaagaattaataaatttataaatcaatattatgaTAATAGTTTATCTAATATTGGtaataaaaattcatttaCTTATTATGGTGATCAATGGGCTCAAGCAGCAACTGCTCCTCATGCAATGTATAAAATGTGGTCAACTGAAGGAGCAATTGTATGTccattaataattcattatccAAATTTAACATCTTCTAATAGTACCAGTGGTaatagtggtggtggtagtggtaatggtaatggtggtgggagaattttgaaagaatttACAACGGTAATGGATATTTTACCAACAATTTTACAATTAGCTAATATTCAACATCCAGGagaaatttataaaaatcGGAAAGTTGTTAAACCAAGAGGTAAATCATGGgttaattatttaattaataaaactaatCAAGTTCATGATGAAAATACTGTAACTGGTTGGGAATTATTTGGTCAACAAGCAATTAGAAAAGGTTCATTTAAAGCAATTTTTATTCCTAAACCATTTGGACCAGAAAAATGgcaattatttaatataattgatgatcctggtgaaattaatgatttaagtGATTTATcacaatataaaaaaattttaaatgaattattagatCATTGGGCAATTTATGCTGCTGAAACTggtttaattgaattaggtagtgatttatttgaaaaagaaaaaattgatggtgaattaaatgaaattgtttataGAACCattcttgataataattaa
- a CDS encoding aluminum resistance protein, putative (Similar to S. cerevisiae ALR1;~In S. cerevisiae: plasma membrane Mg(2+) transporter, expression and turnover are regulated by Mg(2+) concentration; overexpression confers increased tolerance to Al(3+) and Ga(3+) ions): MSDSESYYQNSTTNQPILHSDEVLNDHRNQIINDCAISDGDDNDNDNDNDEVELEVEVEKQQQQQEQQQEINPENVKPLTHKSGSSIKKKSHIIKENKDKDKEKVKVKVPNPMGLSSYDDNIIGGSGGSGHYKNRNYNMSTLRKEFYLKDTNDDDDDDNNNNNNSTNNTNTTHLQIPTPIITNSNKSRRKSQLDNLPPLIKKKTIGRNNSNNFENDLVSPMTKMKTNDSEDITNPTTNPTTTGIKLGIGATTLGAGIAPGATGTGTATGIGTATATATGRRPSRSSIDSEADSHASRSSQETEEDVCFPMVGDHIRVNGIDFDEIDEFIREEREEALLQKQMIAKNISRIDEFQNLSNTTSGASRHPYHSNNNNNNNKKGNNNNYSGGGSGGSSIAALKYTPKNILKKTLSRFEITHENSSSSDEIYELKNHHFHHQKSPKYDDNDDDDDQLSLTSSSSSSSGQVKFGGARISDGINGGSLPDRFSLFHSESEETIHAPDIPSLVSSSSSSSSGQSISVRDLFRNGEETWWLDCTCPTDSEMKMLAKAFGIHPLTAEDIRMQETREKVELFKSYYFVCFHTFEADKESEDYLEPINVYIVVFHDGILTFHFSPINHPANVRRRVRQLRDYVDVSADWLCYALIDEITDGFAPVIHGIEYEADAIEDAVFTARDTDFSSMLQRIGESRRKVMTLMRLLSGKADVIKMFAKRCQEEANSGYYQRQYNNNNNNNHLHHQHQHQHQQTHHTLPTNIITSPITSTLNLNNLTTSTSTGGGALGVNFGPNPNPNPNLNPVGGNNNNNNNTNSPSPPQQPKDFPLGTGKSLLIPDARPRADIALYLGDIQDHIITMFQNLLAYEKIFSRSHSNYLAQLQVESFNSNNKITEMFSKITLIGTMLVPLNLVTGLFGMNVRVPGEGGNNLGWFFGIVGVLIFIIIGSFIFAQWWLKKLNNSIEGQKKINRPIFNHSSRRSIRSLGLRKHGNARGGNGNGNGNGGAGVGVGANKSIISFPNKYE; encoded by the coding sequence ATGTCCGATAGTGAAagttattatcaaaattcaaCTACTAATCAACCTATTCTTCATTCTGATGAAGTATTAAATGATCAtagaaatcaaatcattaatgatTGTGCCATTagtgatggtgatgataatgataatgataatgataatgatgaagttgaattagaagttgaagttgaaaaacaacaacaacaacaagaacaacaacaagaaattaatcCAGAAAATGTTAAACCATTGACTCATAAATCCGGTTCTTCtattaagaaaaaatctcatattattaaagaaaataaagataaagataaagagAAAGTTAAAGTTAAAGTACCTAATCCTATGGGTTTATCAAGTTATGATGATAACATTattggtggtagtggtggtagtggtcATTACAAAAATCGTAATTATAATATGAGTACATTACGTAAAGAgttttatttaaaagataccaatgatgatgatgatgatgataataataataataataatagtacaAACAATACTAATACTACTCATCTTCAAATCCCTACTCCAATTATTActaattcaaataaatcaagaagaaaatctcaattagataatttacctccattaattaaaaagaaaactattGGTCGtaataattctaataattttgaaaatgatttagtTAGTCCCATGACTAAAATGAAAACTAATGATAGTGAAGATATTACTAACCCTACTACTAACCCTACTACTACTGGGATTAAACTTGGTATTGGTGCAACAACCCTTGGAGCTGGAATTGCCCCTGGTGCTACTGGTACTGGCACTGCTACTGGTATTGGCACTGCTACTGCTACTGCCACTGGTAGAAGACCATCTCGTTCATCTATTGATAGTGAAGCCGATTCTCATGCTTCAAGATCATCTCAAGAAACTGAAGAAGATGTTTGTTTCCCTATGGTTGGTGATCATATTAGAGTTAAtggaattgattttgatgaaattgatgaatttattcgtgaagaaagagaagaagctttattacaaaaacaaatgatTGCTAAAAATATTCTGcgtattgatgaatttcaaaatctttctAATACTACTAGTGGTGCATCTCGTCATCCTTATCATagtaataacaacaacaacaacaacaaaaagggtaataataataattatagtggtggtggtagtggtggttCTAGTATTGCTGCATTAAAATATACtccaaaaaatattttgaaaaaaactttatcaagatttgaaattactcatgaaaattcttcatcatctgatgaaatttatgaattgaaaaatcatcaCTTCCATCACCAAAAATCACCAAAgtatgatgataatgatgatgatgatgatcaattatcattgacttcttcttcttcttctagtTCAGGACAAGTGAAATTTGGTGGAGCAAGAATTTCTGATGGAATCAATGGAGGATCATTACCTGATAGATTTTCACTTTTCCATTCAGAATCAGAAGAAACCATTCATGCTCCTGATATTCCATCATTagtttcatcatcatcatcatcatcatcaggtCAATCAATATCAGTTCGAGATTTATTTAGAAATGGTGAAGAAACTTGGTGGTTAGATTGTACTTGTCCAACTGATTCTGAAATGAAAATGTTGGCTAAAGCATTTGGTATTCATCCTTTAACTGCTGAAGATATTAGAATGCAAGAAACTAGAgaaaaagttgaattatttaaaagttattattttgtttgtttccaTACTTTTGAAGCTGATAAAGAATCAGAAGATTATTTAGAACCAATTAATgtttatattgttgttttccaTGATGGAATATTaacttttcatttttcacCAATTAATCATCCAGCAAATGTTAGAAGAAGAGTTCGTCAATTAAGAGATTATGTTGATGTTAGTGCTGATTGGTTATGTTATgcattaattgatgaaattacTGATGGATTTGCTCCCGTGATTCATGGAATTGAATATGAAGCTGATGCTATTGAAGATGCAGTATTTACTGCTAGAGATACTGATTTTAGTAGTATGTTACAAAGAATTGGTgaatcaagaagaaaagtcATGACTTTAATGAGATTATTATCAGGGAAAGCTGATGTTATAAAAATGTTTGCTAAAAGATGTCAAGAAGAAGCAAATTCTGGTTATTATCAACgtcaatataataataataataataataatcatcttcatcatcaacatcaacatcaacatcaacaaactCATCATACATTACCAaccaatattattacttcACCAATTACTTCAACTTTAAatcttaataatttaacaacttcaacatcaacagGTGGTGGTGCATTAGGAGTCAATTTTGGTCCTAATCCTAATCCTAATCCTAATCTTAATCCAGTTGGtggcaataataataataataataataccaatTCACCttcaccaccacaacaaccaaaagATTTTCCTCTTGGTACTGGGAAATCTTTACTTATTCCTGATGCTCGTCCAAGAGCAGATATTGCATTATATTTAGGTGATATTCAAGATCATATAATTACCatgtttcaaaatttattagcttatgaaaaaatttttagtCGATctcattcaaattatttagCTCAATTACAAGttgaatcatttaattctaataataaaattaccGAAATGTTTTCTAAAATTACTTTAATTGGAACAATGTTAGTTCCATTAAATTTAGTTACAGGATTATTTGGAATGAATGTAAGAGTTCCTGGTGAAGGTGGGAATAATTTAGGTTGGTTTTTCGGAATTGTTGGTGTAttaatttttataattattggaTCATTTATTTTCGCTCAATGGTggttaaaaaaattaaataattcaattgaaggacaaaaaaaaattaatcgACCAATTTTTAATCATTCTTCAAGAAGATCAATTAGAAGTTTAGGTTTAAGAAAACATGGTAATGCTCGAggtggtaatggtaatggtaatggcAATGGTGGTGCAggtgttggtgttggtgctaataaatcaattattagttTCCCCAATAAAtatgaataa
- a CDS encoding cytochrome c oxidase subunit, putative (Similar to S. cerevisiae COX7;~terminal member of the mitochondrial inner membrane electron transport chain): protein MNPQRIIELQKHYQNTPKPLWLRGRQSAFLVYPFYALFAVSTAIPLYYSVRAVAGIKDE from the coding sequence ATGAATCCAcaaagaattattgaattacaaaaacatTATCAAAACACTCCTAAACCATTATGGTTAAGAGGTAGACAATCAGCATTTTTAGTTTATCCATTTTATGCTTTATTTGCTGTTAGTACTGCTATTCCATTATATTATAGTGTTAGAGCTGTTGCTGGTATAAAAGAtgaataa
- a CDS encoding RING finger protein, putative (spliced gene;~Similar to S. cerevisiae PSH1) gives MTDDTQIIKMWESMDHSLTSYLLSKITTNLECSICSEIMIIPMTIECGHSFCYDCIYQWFSNKINCPTCRHDIENKPILNIHLKEICHKIIESITDNIIIIGDDDNDNNHLMNRKLECLKTYNLDVKNKSIFGDLFNNTVTTLIDCSDGVARCGNCHWEAHGSICSHCGTRFRRSTRIINGESEEDEDDENEDDEDDAFEDVVAGFRQSVEINEYDSDDSFIDSRTANEIPVGSDSDNDSEIITHTTDNNNNNNNRNNRVNGNVDDNDSNENENENENENVSDYDVEYVQHENGDIFPVIRNRNSDSFGNNSAIHEDWHGFESATSSVIDRAFSDDDDGVHDDDDDDDDDDDVSLEHSMNDSQDSIHLSSPEQENIIQLSGDDDDDDDSYYDSEDIRDALDEMDNFNVDATDYDNNEEEQEEEEEEDDVVELSDYNSYSDDMVSDVDDNNNNNNDDDDVDDDVDGWW, from the exons ATGACTGATGATActcaaattatcaaaatgtGGGAATCAATG gaCCATTCATTAACatcatatttattatcgaaaataacaacaaatttaGAATGTTCAATATGTTCAgaaattatgattattcCAATGACAATAGAATGTGGTCATTCATTTTGTTATGATTGTATATATCAATGGTTttctaataaaattaattgtcCAACATGTCGTcatgatattgaaaataaaccaattttaaatattcatttaaaagaaatttgtcataaaattattgaatcaataactgataatattattattattggtgatgatgataatgataataatcatttgatgaatAGAAAATTGGAATGTTTAAAAACTTATAATTTAGAtgttaaaaataaatcaatatttggtgatttatttaataatactgTGACaacattaattgattgttcTGATGGAGTTGCAAGATGTGGGAATTGTCATTGGGAAGCTCATGGATCAATATGTTCTCATTGTGGAACTCGATTTAGAAGatcaacaagaattatCAATGGAGAAagtgaagaagatgaagatgatgaaaatgaagatgatgaagacgATGCATTTGAAGATGTTGTAGCGGGATTTCGTCAAAGTgttgaaataaatgaatatgaTTCTGATGATAGTTTTATTGATAGTAGAACAGCTAATGAAATACCGGTTGGTAGTGATAGTGATAATGATAGTGAAATTATTACCCATACTACtgataacaataacaataacaataatcgTAATAATAGGGTTAACGgtaatgttgatgataatgatagtaatgaaaatgaaaatgaaaatgaaaatgaaaatgttaGTGATTATGATGTTGAATATGTCCAACATGAAAATGGTGATATTTTTCCTGTTATACGTAATCGTAATAGTGATTCATTTGGTAATAATAGTGCAATTCATGAAGATTGGCATGGATTTGAAAGTGCCACATCTAGTGTAATTGATCGAGCGTTTTCcgatgatgacgatggTGTCCacgacgacgacgatgatgatgatgatgatgatgatgtttcTCTTGAACATCTGATGAATGATAGCCAAGATAGTATACATTTATCAAGTCctgaacaagaaaatataataCAATTGAGTggagatgatgatgatgatgatgattcatATTATGATTCTGAAGATATACGAGATGCATTGGATGAAATGGATAATTTTAATGTCGATGCCACTGattatgataataatgaagaagaacaagaagaagaagaagaagaagatgatgtAGTGGAATTAAGTGATTATAATAGCTATAGTGATGATATGGTTAGTGATGTAgatgataataacaacaacaacaatgatgatgatgatgttgatgatgatgttgatggtTGGTGGTAA
- a CDS encoding conserved hypothetical protein (possibly yeast-specific), with the protein MSNISSLMGKQVIKNTEQLFHTRIRQISNNTVRIYLSRLSPSSQIKLCHYFSTDNSRVQQVYSPTCFDWISRRTDQEDSTTKISKSIPSKDNYQSLSFQQHQFIEEMVELIKQGKSISDKMLHTTMMTNQLSPELITIIIDKSFENCPSMPQTSTGIEIPYFKTANKIHYDIPYYNFINSRIPILYELIKSNEIEDKFNNSSILYPYRIWLYYHMNDIESMKLLEKKINQEQLNEKTVLYYLSTFINRYEIIEFKKRFHKLIINTQFNLSNSLINSLTPQLIGHDCLFEHLFFIYQLWMNSPKCQPPSIKTISLLLLEFYRFGTSHELKEFKRLIKKYQHHHHHHHHHHQEYYNHYLIQTIDYQYEIINREYLSFTKNITKEDLQFIESIAPKDVHNNNGDDENVIEFYHRWLYFMIRYSKSMDNINFIFKLYKRSVVTPESTKTINFFPPRFFKILLDYYVKHDQFIPMLQLIEASKTSIAYDPSYLILIAKTFIYSYSRFAPQFIDRLNGWIGKSSFQLKKSWSPFHPYRIYEPLNRIKYNEPQWEEFRYDRRSKGNRYNNNNNQDNESGLQLQQQQQQQQIEFRVNQGFQNLINRGIRPDINLLLETFKFTTNDLNYRLQIKSLMMETRQYNHKNSKFMELISLNHPSLQQEDLLRYYITNNNNQLNDSHKFLFIKMLIDYQLYEEAQNLIDSIDGNDTGTINNNNNNNNNNNNNNESNLLDKYKMLKLILQLKIYVLTDQFELIINSLNKFAIHEKQIYLTPYLLDQTLLIENMLFKNLQSIQKQTTFIKNNSLNEYDQQVLLSEGKKSLMKLRHFIGDVKLMLENDENEIMELIDKTIYILNQWKDNTTTTTTPH; encoded by the coding sequence ATGAGTAATATACTGCTGCTTATGGGGAAGCAGGTTATTAAGAATACTGAACAATTATTTCACACTCGAATACGACAGATCAGTAATAACACCGTTAGAATTTACTTATCACGACTATCACCATCACTGCAAATAAAATTATgtcattatttttcaactgATAATTCACGTGTACAACAAGTTTATTCACCAACTTGTTTTGATTGGATAAGTCGTCGAACTGATCAAGAAGATTCTACTACTAAGATATCAAAAAGTATACCAAGCAAAGACAATTATCAGTCATTATCctttcaacaacatcaatttattgaagaaatggttgaattaataaaacaGGGGAAATCGATACTGGATAAAATGTTACATACAACAATGATGACGAATCAATTATCACCAGAATTgattacaattattattgataaatcatttgaaaattgtCCATCAATGCCTCAAACTTCTACTGGAATAGAAATTCCATATTTTAAAACGGCAAATAAAATCCATTATGATATACcttattataattttattaattctcGAATACCAATATTAtatgaattgattaaatcaaatgaaattgaggacaagtttaataattcatcaattttatatCCTTATCGTATATGGTTATATTATCATATGAATGATATTGAActgatgaaattattagagaaaaaaattaatcaagaacaattgaatgaaaaaactgtgttatattatttatcaacattTATTAATCGTTatgaaatcattgaatttaaaaaaagattCCATAAATTAATCATTAATActcaatttaatttatctaattcattaattaatagtTTAACTCCACAATTAATTGGTCAtgattgtttatttgaacatttatttttcatttatcaattatggATGAATTCACCAAAATGTCAACCACCCCTGATTAAAACTAttagtttattattattagaatttTATCGATTTGGAACTAGTCatgaattaaaagaatttaaaagattaattaaaaaatatcaacatcaccatcaccaccaccaccaccaccaccaagaGTACTacaatcattatttgattcaaacaattgattatcaatatgaaattattaatcgAGAATATTTAAGTTTCACCAAAAATATAACTAAAGAAGATTtacaatttattgaatcaattgcaCCAAAAGATGTACACAACAataatggtgatgatgaaaatgttattgaattttatcATCGTTGGTTATATTTTATGATTAGATATTCTAAAAGTATggataatattaattttatctttaaattatataaacGATCAGTAGTCACCCCTGAATCAACAAAgacaatcaatttttttccaccacgatttttcaaaattttattggattattatGTTAAACATGATCAATTTATTCCTATGttacaattaattgaagCATCAAAAACTTCTATAGCTTATGATCCAtcatatttaattttaattgcgaaaacatttatttattcttattcaAGATTTGCTCCTCAATTTATAGATCGATTAAATGGATGGATAGGTAAATCATCTttccaattgaaaaaatcttGGTCACCATTTCATCCTTATCGTATATATGAACCATTGAATCgaataaaatataatgaaCCTCAATGGGAAGAATTTAGATATGATAGGAGATCCAAAGGGAATagatataataataacaacaatcaagATAATGAACTGGGTttacaattacaacaacaacaacaacaacaacaaattgaatttagaGTGAATCAAggatttcaaaatttgattaatcgAGGTATAAGACCagatattaatttattattagaaacatttaaatttactactaatgatttaaattatcGATTACAAATTAAAAGTTTAATGATGGAAACTCGTCAATATAATCATaaaaattccaaatttatggaattaatttcattaaatcaTCCAAGtttacaacaagaagatttattaagatattatattactaataataataatcaattaaatgattctcataaatttttatttattaaaatgttaattgattatcaattatatgaAGAAGCacaaaatttaattgattcaattgatggTAATGACACAGGtacaatcaacaacaacaacaacaacaacaacaacaacaacaacaacaatgaatcaaatttacttgataaatataaaatgcttaaattaatattacaattgaaaatttatgTATTAACtgatcaatttgaattaattattaattcattaaataaatttgcTATTcatgaaaaacaaatttatttaacaccatatttattagatcaaactttattaattgaaaatatgttatttaaaaatttacaatcaatacaaaaacaaaccactttcatcaaaaataattctttaaatgAATATGATCAACAAGTATTATTAAGTGAAGGTAAAAAATctttaatgaaattacGTCATTTTATTGGTGATGTTAAATTAATGTTggaaaatgatgaaaatgaaattatggaattaattgataaaacaatttatatattaaatcaatggaaagataatactactactactactaccccccattga